The following coding sequences lie in one Opisthocomus hoazin isolate bOpiHoa1 chromosome 7, bOpiHoa1.hap1, whole genome shotgun sequence genomic window:
- the TMEM109 gene encoding voltage-gated monoatomic cation channel TMEM109: MADAGAPRRRSECGPLRLRLRFRFRFWFGFRAARRRPRRPQRLTRCRRRHRKRKRSRRAPRRGTAPPGVPRAPPRGHAPPTAEGGARCHRDRVPACNGARRLRTTAPVVPRGGARPFLAVPARSGPPGSAAPPRGGETPGPEMGGRRWALLALLLCTPFPGARGAEDPRAGSPGRRDPLSELGRAAWETLESWLGPQPLRLVAESLWVVSSGVSAVLTALAGILGDLLAVCGVGGDRPMLGVTLGPGEVQRVLLWGLAAAAGSRLLGGLRGVLLPAWRWVKVGLFWGAFLHVASSPENPTVQAAMMVGLWVIYALLGRLGGAPDPNARLDAAVRSLEWKVEELRRRQKWGGPRNREE; the protein is encoded by the exons ATGGCGGACGCCGGGGCCCCGCGGCGACGCTCGGAGTGCGGCCCGCTCCGGCTTCGGCTCCGGTTCCGGTTCCGGTTCTGGTTCGGGTTCCGGGCGGCTCGCCGGCGGCCGCGACGTCCCCAACGGCTCacgcggtgccgccgccgccaccggaaACGGAAGcgctcccggcgtgccccgcgccgCGGAACGGcgcctcccggcgtgccccgcgcgcCGCCGCGCGGCCACGCCCCTCCCACCGCTGAGGGGGGGGCGCGTTGCCATCGCGACCGCGTCCCGGCATGCAACGGGGCGCGGCGGCTCCGGACTACAgctcccgtcgtgccccgcggcGGCGCGCGGCCCTTCCTCGCTGTGCCCGCGCGCTCCGGCCCGCCCGGCTCCGCAGCGCCCCCGCGCGGCGGCG AGACCCCCGGCCCGGAGATGGGGGGGCGGCGGTGGgcgctgctggccctgctgctctgcacccccTTCCCGGGGGCGAGGGGGGCCGAGGACCCCCGGGCCGGCTCTCCGGGCCGCCGTGACCCTCTGTCGGAGCTGGGCCGCGCCGCCTGGGAGaccctggagagctggctgggacCCCAACCCCTGCGGCTGGTGGCCGAG AGCCTCTGGGTCGTCTCCTCGGGGGTCTCGGCCGTCTTGACCGCGCTCGCCGGCATCCTGGGCGACCTCCTCGCCGTCTGCGGCGTCGGCG GAGACCGGCCGATGCTCGGGGTGACGCTGGGACCCGGCGAGGTGCAGCgggtgctgctgtggggtctggcggccgccgcggggtcccggctgctgggggggctgcggggggtccTGCTGCCGGCCTGGCGCTGGGTGAAGGTGGGCTTGTTTTGGGGAGCCTTCCTCCACGTCGCCTCCTCGCCGGAGAACCCCACGGTGCAGGCGGCGATGATGGTGGGTTTGTGGGTGATCTACGCTTTGCTGGGGCGTTTGGGGGGGGCCCCGGACCCCAACGCCCGGTTGGACGCCGCCGTCCGCAGCCTGGAGTGGAAGGTGGAGGAGCTGCGGCGGAGGCAGAAGTGGGGGGGGCCCCGGAACCGGGAggagtga
- the PRPF19 gene encoding pre-mRNA-processing factor 19, which yields MALICSISNEVPEHPCVSPVSNHVYERRLIEKYIAENGTDPVNNQPLSEEQLIDIKVAHPIRPKPPSATSIPAILKALQDEWDAVMLHSFTLRQQLQTTRQELSHALYQHDAACRVIARLTKEVTAAREALATLKPQAGLIVPQTVPSSQPNVAGAGEAMDLGELAGMTPEIIQKLQDKATVLTTERKKRGKTVPEELVKPEELSKYRQVASHVGLHSASIPGILALDLCPSDTNKILTGGADKNVIVFDKSSEQILATLKGHSKKVTSVVFHPSQELVFSASPDATIRIWSVPNASCVQVVRAHEGSVTGLSLHATGDYLLSSSDDQYWAFSDIQTGRVLTKVTDESSGCALTCAQFHPDGLIFGTGTMDSQIKIWDLKERTNVANFPGHSGPITSIAFSENGYYLATAADDSSVKLWDLRKLKNFKTLQLDNNFEVKSLIFDQSGTYLALGGTDVQIYICKQWTEILHFTEHSGLTTGVAFGHHAKFIASTGMDRSLKFYSL from the exons ATGGCCCTCATCTGCTCCA TTTCCAACGAGGTGCCCGAGCACCCCTGCGTCTCCCCGGTTTCCAACCACGTCTACGAGCGGCGGCTGATCGAGAAATACATCGCGGAGAACGGCACCGACCCAGTCAACAACCAGCCCCTCTCCGAGGAGCAGCTCATCGACATCAAAG TCGCCCACCCGATCCGGCCCAAGCCGCCATCCGCCACCAGCATCCCGGCCATCCTGAAGGCTCTCCAGGACGAGTGG GACGCCGTCATGCTGCACAGCTTCACCCTCCGCCAGCAGCTCCAGACGACGCGCCAGGAGCTGTCGCACGCGCTCTACCAGCACGACGCCGCTTGCCGCGTCATCGCTCGCCTCACCAAGGAGGTCACCGCCGCCCGAGAAG CTCTGGCGACTCTGAAGCCGCAGGCTGGCCTCATCGTGCCGCAGACGGTGCCGTCCTCCCAGCCCAACGTGGCG GGAGCCGGGGAGGCCATGGACCTGGGAGAGCTCGCGGGCATGACCCCGGAGATCATCCAGAAG CTTCAAGACAAGGCCACGGTGCTGACCACGGAGCGTAAGAAG AGAGGGAAAACGGTCCCGGAGGAGCTGGTGAAGCCGGAGGAGCTCAGCAAATACCGGCAGGTCGCCTCGCACGTG GGGCTGCACAGCGCCAGCATCCCGGGAATCCTCGCCTTGGACCTCTGCCCTTCCGACACCAACAAGATCCTCACCG GCGGGGCTGATAAAAACGTCATCGTCTTCGACAAGAGCTCGGAGCAGATCCTGGCCACGCTGAAGGGACACTCCAAGAAGGTGACCAGCGTCGTCTTCCACCCCTCTCAG GAGTTGGTGTTCTCCGCCTCTCCCGACGCTACGATCCGGATCTGGTCCGTGCCCAACGCCTCGTGCGTGCAGGTCGTCCGTGCCCACGAGGGCTCCGTGACGGGGCTGAGCCTCCACGCGACGGGCGATTACCTCCTCAGCTCTTCCGACGACCAG TACTGGGCTTTCTCGGATATCCAGACGGGCCGCGTCCTCACCAAGGTGACGGATGAGAGCTCCGGCTGCG CTCTCACCTGCGCCCAGTTCCACCCGGACGGGCTCATTTTTGGAACGGGGACGATGGATTCTCAGATCAAGATCTGGGACCTGAAG GAACGCACCAACGTGGCCAACTTCCCGGGCCACTCGGGCCCCATCACCAGCATCGCCTTCTCCGAGAACGGCTACTACCTGGCCACGGCGGCCGACGACTCCTCCGTCAAGCTCTGGGACTTGCGGAAGCTCAAGAACTTCAAGACTTTGCAGCTGGACAATAACTTTGAG GTGAAGTCTCTCATCTTTGACCAGAGCGGCACCTACCTGGCCCTGGGCGGGACGGACGTCCAGATCTACATCTGCAAGCAGTGGACCGAAATCCTCCACTTCACCG agcaCAGCGGCCTCACCACGGGGGTGGCTTTCGGTCACCACGCCAAGTTCATCGCCTCGACGGGCATGGACCGGAGCCTGAAGTTCTACAGCCTGTAG
- the ZP1 gene encoding zona pellucida sperm-binding protein 1: MGRSCSFLLLLLLLPPGPGAALLRYRYDCGEHGVQLLAYPTRGRTVRFKVMDEFGTRFDVANCSICLHWLNTGADGAVVFSSGYEGCHVLVKDERYVLRVQLEETLLGGVPAASYEVNVTCPKPGDYEVLTDGNARAEHQAGRGNSVHRTQGNVLVPLSQPGLLHHVSQSTLTLPGPQLAPQAHSEQVHPVARTQPVLVHPQPQPGVVHWGSIRPGVQPPAQPGLLHPGVQTPNQPGLLHPGAQNQPGLLHPGAQTQPGLLHPRVQTQNQPGFLHAGSQTQPGLLHPRVQTQNQPGFLHPGSQTQPGLLHPGVWTPNQPGLLHPGAQTQPGLLRPVQTQNRPGLVHSGAQTLPGLLRPGVQTPNQPGLVHPGAQPRPGLLRPGLVPQNQPGLMHAGAQTQAGFVRPVAQPQSQSGLARPSLQTHSQAGILRPGLQSQAGLVPPSHPRPGLVRPGLQSRPGWIRPGLQAQPQLGLVRPGVQPQAQPGLLHPGLQSQPGLLQSTALFYPSAGAGKPPTREQCQVSVGRMPCVAAQGPDACTQAGCCYDDMDRVAPCYYANTATVQCLLDGHFVLVVPRGLATQPYNLDSVRLANAQPGCEPLRVTETFVMFRFPVTQCGTTVQVIEDRLIYENQLISTIDVQGSSRGSITRDSIYILQARCIYNASDLLPLRMEVAVPPTAVPLAMPGPLGFQLRIATDESYSSYHPAGDYPLVRVLRDPIYVEVRLLQKTDPNLVLVLHHCWASPSPNAAAEPQWPILVDGCPFMGDNYRTQLVPVGPASPQVPFPSHYQRFVISTFAFVEPPSMAVLEGEVYISCSASVCHLAQPEPCRPSCQLGLPSRVRRAAGAGRTAGAAGRASSRGRVVFPKVPALRRG, translated from the exons ATGAGTTCGGCACCCGCTTCGACGTGGCCAACTGCTCCATCTGCCTCCACTGGCTCAACACCGGGGCGGACGGCGCCGTCGTCTTCTCCTCCGGCTACGAGGGCTGCCACGTCCTGGTGAAG GACGAGCGCTACGTCCTGAGGGTGCAGCTGGAGGAGACGCTGCTTGGTGGGGTCCCGGCTGCCTCCTACGAAGTCAACGTGACCTGCCCCAAGCCGGGGGACTACGAGGTCCTCACCGACGGCAACGCGCGCGCCGAGCACCAGGCCGGCCGGGGCAACAGCGTCCACCGCACCCAGGGGAATGTCCTCGTCCCCCTGTCCCAGCCTGGCCTCCTGCACCACGTGTCCCAATCCACCCTCACCCTCCCGGGACCCCAGCTCGCTCCCCAAGCCCACTCAGAGCAGGTTCACCCCGTGGCTCGGACCCAGCCGGTGCTGgtgcacccacagccccaacCCGGCGTGGTTCACTGGGGCTCGATACGCCCGGgcgtgcagcccccagcccagccagggctccttcacccaGGGGTGCAGACCCCAAACCAGCCCGGGCTCCTACACCCTGGGGCTCAAAaccagcctgggctgctgcacCCCGGGGCTCAGACCCagccagggctccttcacccaAGGGTTCAGACCCAAAACCAGCCCGGGTTCCTACACGCTGGATCCCAAACCCagccagggctccttcacccaAGGGTTCAGACCCAAAACCAGCCTGGGTTCCTACACCCTGGATCCCAAACCCAGCCAGGGCTCCTTCATCCAGGGGTTTGGACCCCAAaccagcctgggctgctgcatCCCGGAGCCCAAACGCAGCCAGGGCTCCTTCGCCCAGTTCAGACCCAAAATCGACCTGGGCTGGTGCACTCTGGGGCTCAAACCCTACCAGGTCTCCTTCGCCCAGGGGTTCAGACCCCAAACCAGCCGGGCTTGGTGCACCCCGGAGCTCAGCCCCGACCAGGGCTCCTCCGCCCGGGGCTTGTGCCTCAAAACCAGCCTGGCTTGATGCACGCTGGTGCTCAGACCCAAGCAGGATTCGTCCGCCCGGTGGCTCAGCCCCAGAGCCAGTCGGGCTTGGCTCGCCCCAGCCTCCAGACCCACTCCCAGGCTGGAATCCTCCGCCCCGGGCTCCAGAGCCAAGCCGGGCTGGTACCTCCCAGCCATCCCCGACCGGGTCTGGTGCGCCCAGGGCTCCAGTCCCGACCGGGTTGGATACGCCCTGGACTGCAGGCTCAGCCCCAGTTGGGACTGGTGCGCCCCGGGGtgcagccccaagcccagcctGGCTTGCTGCATCCCGGGCTTCAATCCCAACCCGGTCTGCTGCAATCCACGGCTCTCTTCTACCCCTCGGCGGGGGCAGGTAAGCCA CCGACGCGGGAGCAGTGCCAGGTCTCGGTGGGGAGGATGCCGTGCGTGGCGGCGCAGGGCCCGGACGCGTGCACGCAGGCGGGGTGCTGCTACGACGACATGGACCGCGTGGCCCCCTGTTACTACGCCAACACCG CCACCGTGCAGTGCCTCCTGGACGGGCACTTCGTCCTGGTGGTGCCGCGGGGTCTCGCCACCCAGCCCTACAACCTGGACAGCGTGCGCCTCGCCAACGCCCAGCCCGGCTGCGAGCCCCTCCGGGTGACCGAGACCTTCGTCATGTTCCGCTTCCCCGTCACGCAGTGCGGCACCACCGTCCAG GTGATCGAGGACCGGTTGATCTACGAGAACCAGCTGATCTCCACCATCGACGTCCAGGGGTCCTCCCGCGGCTCCATCACGCGGGACAGCATCTACAT cctccAAGCTCGCTGCATCTACAATGCCAGCGACCTCCTCCCGCTCCGCATGGAGGTGGCCGTGCCCCCCACCGCGGTCCCCCTGGCCATGCCGGGCCCGCTGGGGTTCCAGCTGCGCATCGCCACCG ATGAGAGCTACAGCTCCTACCACCCCGCCGGCGACTACCCCTTGGTGAGGGTGCTGCGGGACCCCATCTACGTGGAGGTTCGCCTCCTGCAGAAGACGGACCCCAACCTGGTGCTGGTCCTGCACCACTGCTGGGCGTCCCCCAGTCCCAATGCGGCGGCCGAGCCCCAGTGGCCCATACTGGTGGATGG GTGCCCCTTCATGGGGGACAACTACAGGACGCAGCTGGTGCCGGTGGGGCCGGCCTCGCCGCaggtccccttccccagccactACCAGCGCTTTGTCATCTCCACCTTCGCCTTCGTCGAGCCGCCCTCCATGGCCGTGCTGGAGGGAGAG GTGTACATCTCCTGCAGCGCCTCGGTCTGCCACCTCGCCCAGCCCGAGCCCTGCCGGCCCTCctgccagctggggctgccttcgC GGGTGcggcgggctgcgggggccgggagGACAGCaggggccgcgggcagggccAGCTCCCGGGGCCGCGTCGTCTTCCCGAAGGTCCCCGCGCTGCGGCGAGGGTGA